One Phaseolus vulgaris cultivar G19833 chromosome 11, P. vulgaris v2.0, whole genome shotgun sequence genomic window carries:
- the LOC137829481 gene encoding probable LRR receptor-like serine/threonine-protein kinase At1g53430 has translation MRLIHVLVLGFVALHVFESNAQLIPQDEVKVLQAISDKLENLNWTVTEHSCAEDGGFGDRINIRNDTVRNVSCDCNFQNNTVCHVDSIFLKAQNIAGVFPSEFGNLTHLKVLDLTRNYINGSLPKSFPPNATLTNLLLLGNRLSGPIPSEIGDIANLEELVLDCNQLEGPLPSSLGNLSNLKRLLLSANNFTGTIPETFGKLENLTDFRIDGSSLSGPIPSFIGNWTKLNRLDLQGTNMEGPIPSTISQLKLLTNLRITDLKGSATMNFPDLEELKNMERLELRNCLIKGDIPDYIAQMSYLDTLDLSFNMLTGPVPDFIPNLGKLDYLFLTNNSLSGEIQDWILSFKHNIDLSYNNFTKSSASSCQLSDVNLASSHSSSSVATTASTFCLKRNLPCAGQPQYKSLFINCGGGEGEFEGNNYVGDLHLNGISNFDLRSEEQWAYSSTGVFMGNYSANYVAENVFSLNISGPEYYQNARLSPMSLNYYGLCMPNGNYKVKLHFAEIMYSDDQTYRSLGRRIFDVSVQGFRYLQDFNIVEEAGGVGKGITKEFDVDVHDGTLEIHLYWAGKGTTSIPDRGVYGPLISAIEMIPNFENPSKGLSAGVIAGIVAASCGFVILILVVLWKMGLLCRKDTTDRELLDMKTGYYSLRQIKGATNNFDPANKIGEGGFGPVYKGVLSDGDVIAVKQLSSKSKQGNREFVNEIGMISALQHPNLVKLYGCCIEGNQLLLIYEYMENNSLARALFGEEEQKLHLDWPTRMKICVGIARGLAYLHEESRLKIVHRDIKATNVLLDRDLNAKISDFGLAKLDEEENTHISTRIAGTIGYMAPEYAMRGYLTDKADVYSFGVVALEIVSGKSNTKYRPKEEFVYLLDWAYVLQEQGNLLELVDPSLGSKYSQEEAMRMLSLALLCTNPSPTLRPNMSSVVSMLEGKIPIQAPIIKRSESNQDVRFKAFELLSQDSQTHVSSAYSQESMKQGHRSEDGPWIDSSVYLQSADDSSNSKLI, from the exons ATGCGGTTAATCCATGTTCTTGTCTTAGGGTTTGTGGCTCTTCATGTTTTTGAATCCAATGCTCAACTCATACCACAAGATGAAG TGAAAGTACTGCAAGCAATATCTGATAAACTAGAGAACTTGAATTGGACAGTTACCGAGCATTCCTGCGCAGAAGATGGAGGGTTCGGTGACAGGATTAATATAAGGAATGACACCGTGAGGAATGTCTCATGCGATTGCAACTTCCAAAATAACACAGTTTGCCATGTTGATAGCAT CTTTCTGAAGGCTCAAAATATAGCTGGAGTTTTTCCCAGTGAATTTGGAAATCTCACTCATCTGAAAGTGCT TGATCTAACACGCAACTATATCAACGGCTCGCTTCCAAAAAGTTTTCCACCCAATGCTACACTCACCAATTT GTTACTTCTGGGAAACCGTCTAAGTGGTCCAATTCCCTCAGAAATTGGTGATATTGCTAATTTGGAGGAACT GGTCTTAGATTGTAACCAACTTGAAGGACCACTTCCTTCTAGTCTTGGAAATTTGAGCAACTTGAAGAGACT GCTTCTTTCTGCAAATAATTTTACAGGGACCATACCAGAAACATTTGGAAAACTTGAAAATCTGACTGATTT TAGGATAGATGGAAGCAGTTTATCTGGACCAATACCCAGTTTCATTGGAAACTGGACCAAACTTAACAGACT GGATTTGCAGGGAACAAATATGGAAGGCCCAATTCCTTCCACTATATCTCAGTTGAAACTTTTGACTAATTT GAGAATAACAGATTTGAAAGGATCAGCAACTATGAATTTTCCTGATCTGGAGGAGTTGAAAAACATGGAGCGACT GGAATTAAGAAATTGCTTAATCAAGGGTGACATTCCAGATTACATCGCTCAAATGTCATACTTAGACACTTT GGACCTAAGCTTCAACATGTTAACTGGTCCAGTCCCAGATTTTATACCAAATTTAGGGAAGCTAGATTACTT GTTTCTGACAAATAATTCGCTGAGCGGAGAAATTCAGGACTGGATACTGAGCTTTAAACATAACAT AGATTTATCTTACAACAATTTTACTAAGTCTTCTGCATCTAGCTGCCAGCTCTCTGATGT GAACTTGGCTTCAAGTCATTCTTCTTCTTCAGTGGCAACTACGGCTTC AACTTTTTGTTTGAAGAGGAACCTTCCTTGTGCAGGACAACCCCAGT ATAAGTCATTGTTCATAAACTGTGGAGGAGGTGAGGGGGAGTTTGAAGGCAATAACTATGTAGGTGACCTCCATCTAAATGGCATTTCAAACTTTGATCTTAGAAGTGAAGAACAATGGGCATATAGCAGCACAGGAGTATTTATGGGAAATTATAGTGCAAATTATGTAGCAGAAaatgtattttctttgaacATTAGTGGTCCAGAATATTACCAGAACGCTCGCCTTTCCCCTATGTCGCTTAACTACTATGGCCTTTGTATGCCAAACGGCAACTATAAAGTGAAGCTCCATTTTGCCGAGATAATGTATTCTGATGATCAAACTTATAGAAGTCTAGGAAGGCGCATATTTGATGTTTCAGTTCAA GGTTTTAGATATCTGCAAGACTTTAACATTGTGGAAGAGGCTGGTGGAGTTGGAAAGGGCATCACTAAGGAATTTGATGTTGATGTTCATGATGGTACCTTGGAAATCCACTTATACTGGGCAGGGAAAGGAACTACTTCCATTCCTGATAGAGGTGTATATGGACCTCTTATATCTGCTATTGAGATGATACcaa ACTTTGAGAATCCTTCAAAAGGGCTGTCTGCTGGAGTCATTGCTGGAATTGTTGCTGCATCATGTGGGTTTGTCATATTGATACTGGTTGTCCTTTGGAAGATGGGTCTTCTTTGTAGGAAAGATACAACTGATAGAG AACTTCTAGATATGAAAACGGGCTATTACAGCTTAAGACAAATTAAAGGAGCTACTAATAACTTTGACCCTGCAAATAAGATAGGTGAAGGAGGATTTGGGCCTGTATACAAG GGTGTGCTGTCAGATGGTGATGTGATTGCAGTTAAGCAGCTCTCCTCCAAATCAAAGCAGGGGAACCGAGAATTTGTCAATGAAATTGGAATGATATCTGCTTTGCAGCATCCAAATCTGGTGAAGCTATATGGTTGTTGCATTGAAGGAAACCAGTTGCTACTGATATATGAATACATGGAGAACAACAGTCTTGCTCGTGCACTTTTTG GTGAAGAAGAGCAGAAGCTGCACTTAGACTGGCCTACAAGAATGAAGATCTGTGTGGGGATAGCAAGGGGACTGGCTTATCTTCACGAGGAATCAAGGTTGAAAATAGTGCACAGGGACATTAAGGCAACCAATGTCTTACTTGACAGGGATCTGAATGCCAAGATCTCTGACTTTGGTTTAGCTAAGcttgatgaagaagaaaatacTCATATCAGTACACGTATAGCTGGAACAAT TGGTTACATGGCCCCGGAATATGCTATGAGGGGTTACTTGACTGATAAAGCAGATGTATATAGCTTTGGAGTTGTAGCTTTAGAGATTGTTAGTGGAAAAAGCAACACAAAATACAGGCCAAAGGAAGAGTTTGTATATCTTCTAGATTGG GCTTATGTTCTCCAAGAGCAAGGAAACCTTCTGGAATTGGTGGATCCAAGTCTTGGTTCAAAGTACTCTCAAGAGGAAGCCATGAGAATGCTGAGCTTGGCACTCTTGTGCACCAATCCATCTCCCACTCTTAGACCAAACATGTCTTCTGTAGTGAGCATGCTTGAAGGAAAAATTCCAATCCAAGCACCTATAATCAAGCGCAGTGAGAGCAACCAAGATGTAAGATTTAAGGCTTTTGAGTTGCTATCACAAGACAGTCAAACTCATGTTTCATCTGCATATTCTCAAGAAAGTATGAAGCAAGGACACAGATCAGAAGATGGACCATGGATTGACTCCTCTGTGTATCTTCAAAGTGCAGATGATTCTTCAAACAGTAAACTAATTTAA